A genomic region of Ewingella sp. CoE-038-23 contains the following coding sequences:
- the ybeD gene encoding DUF493 family protein YbeD — translation MKTKLNELLEFPCPFTYKVMGLAQPELVDQVVEVVQRHAPGDYNPQVKPSSKGNYHSVSITINAQHIDQVETLYDELGNLEIVRMVL, via the coding sequence ATGAAAACCAAACTTAACGAACTGCTCGAATTCCCATGTCCCTTTACTTATAAAGTAATGGGTCTGGCACAGCCCGAGTTGGTTGATCAGGTTGTGGAAGTCGTGCAACGCCATGCGCCTGGCGACTACAATCCTCAGGTAAAACCGAGCAGTAAAGGGAATTACCACTCCGTATCAATTACGATCAACGCGCAGCATATCGATCAGGTCGAAACCCTGTACGACGAGCTGGGTAATCTCGAAATTGTCCGCATGGTATTGTGA
- the dacA gene encoding D-alanyl-D-alanine carboxypeptidase DacA, producing the protein MKLVTTPLLVKSLAFGTALSLCAASAYADDVNLKTMIPGVPQIDAEAYILIDYNSGKVLAEMNADARRDPASLTKMMTSYVIGQSIKAGKITPNDMVTVGQDAWATGNPVFKGSSLMFLKPGDRVAVSELNRGIILQSGNDACVAMADYVAGSQDAFVGLMNNYVNALGLKNTHFGTVHGLDAAGQFSSARDMALIGQALIRDVPEEYATYKEKEFTFNNIRQTNRNGLLWDTSLNVDGIKTGHTESAGYNLVASATEGQMRLISAVMGGHTYKGREVESKKLLTWGFRFFETVSPLKAGKEFASEPVWFGDTDRVALGVDKDAYLTIPRGRMKDLKASYVLTNPELHAPLQKNQVVGSINFQLDGKTIDERPLVVLNEVKEGGFFGRIVDYIKLMFHHWFG; encoded by the coding sequence ATGAAACTTGTAACTACCCCACTTCTCGTCAAAAGCTTGGCTTTTGGCACAGCTCTGAGCCTTTGTGCAGCGTCCGCCTATGCCGACGATGTTAATTTAAAGACGATGATCCCCGGCGTCCCGCAAATTGATGCTGAAGCCTATATCCTGATCGATTACAACTCAGGCAAAGTGCTGGCTGAAATGAATGCTGACGCACGCCGTGACCCTGCCAGTTTGACCAAAATGATGACCAGTTATGTTATCGGTCAATCCATCAAAGCGGGCAAAATCACGCCAAACGATATGGTTACCGTGGGTCAGGACGCGTGGGCGACCGGCAACCCGGTATTCAAAGGCTCCTCCCTGATGTTCCTCAAGCCGGGCGATCGCGTCGCGGTTTCTGAGCTGAACCGTGGCATCATTTTGCAATCCGGCAACGATGCCTGTGTGGCGATGGCCGACTACGTCGCGGGCAGCCAAGACGCATTTGTTGGCTTGATGAATAACTACGTGAACGCGCTGGGTCTGAAAAACACCCACTTTGGCACGGTTCACGGTCTGGACGCCGCAGGGCAGTTCAGCTCGGCGCGCGACATGGCGCTGATCGGTCAGGCGCTTATCCGTGACGTGCCGGAAGAGTACGCGACCTACAAAGAGAAAGAGTTCACCTTCAACAACATCCGCCAGACCAACCGTAATGGCCTGTTGTGGGACACCAGCCTGAACGTTGACGGCATCAAAACCGGTCACACTGAGTCCGCGGGCTACAACCTGGTGGCTTCGGCAACTGAAGGCCAGATGCGCCTGATCTCCGCCGTGATGGGGGGTCACACCTATAAAGGCCGTGAAGTTGAAAGTAAAAAACTGCTGACCTGGGGCTTCCGTTTCTTCGAAACCGTCTCTCCACTGAAAGCCGGTAAAGAATTTGCCTCTGAGCCAGTCTGGTTTGGCGACACCGACCGCGTCGCGCTGGGCGTTGATAAAGACGCTTACCTGACCATTCCACGCGGCCGCATGAAAGATTTGAAAGCCAGCTACGTGTTGACCAACCCTGAGCTGCACGCACCATTGCAGAAAAATCAGGTAGTTGGCTCTATCAACTTCCAGCTTGATGGTAAAACCATTGACGAGCGCCCTCTGGTGGTGCTGAATGAAGTCAAAGAAGGGGGCTTCTTCGGCCGCATCGTGGATTATATCAAACTGATGTTCCACCACTGGTTCGGCTAA